A stretch of Oryza brachyantha chromosome 4, ObraRS2, whole genome shotgun sequence DNA encodes these proteins:
- the LOC102701817 gene encoding organic cation/carnitine transporter 4: MSTEALLAGGGGGGEGRRRVSIDDALAWHAGEFGRWQLRHFVLVSSAWLLEALHTMVIIFADREPAMVCAAGDGRCGDRCAGPAAGWEWAGGHASSTVAEWGLVCGERYKVGLVQAIFFAGCMIGAGVFGHLSDSFLGRKGSLQVVCVLNGVFGVLTAFAPNYWAYAALRLLTGFSAGSVGLCSFVLATEPVGPSRRGAAGMSTFYFFSGGIAALSGIAALFPSSWRALYVVTSIPSLVFVVAVLPFVSESPRWYLVRRRAGDALRVVRAIASCNGRSIPVDVTLKLDDEGDDDAGGGGKEVDSSASASGSIIDVFRSRTTRFRLVLSVVINLLASVVYYGLSLNVVNLKTNLYISVLVNSLAEMPAYLLTALLLDRFGRKPLAIGTMLLSGIFCSAGSFIAGAGAMRVARLACGVVGIFGMAATYNLLFIYTAELFPTAVRNAALGCTSQASQMGAILAPLVVVLGERVPFALFGVSGLIGGFLVFCLPETMNKPMYDTMAGLEEGEKSLLK, translated from the exons ATGTCGACGGAggcgctcctcgccggcggcggcggcggcggcgaggggaggcggcgcgtgAGCATCGACGACGCGCTGGCGTGGCACGCGGGGGAGTTCGGGCGGTGGCAGCTGCGGCACTTCGTGCTGGTGTCGTCGGCGTGGCTGCTGGAGGCGCTTCACACCATGGTCATCATCTTCGCCGACCGGGAGCCGGCCATGGTGTGCGCCGCGGGGGACGGCCGGTGCGGCGACCGCTGCGCGGGGCCCGCCGCGGGGTGGGAGTGGGCCGGCGGGCACGCCTCGTCGACGGTGGCCGAGTGGGGGCTCGTCTGCGGGGAGCGCTACAAGGTCGGCCTCGTCCAGGCCATCTTCTTCGCCGGATGCATGATTG GCGCCGGCGTGTTCGGGCACCTCTCGGACTCGTTCCTCGGGCGGAAGGGCTCGCTGCAGGTGGTCTGCGTCCTCAATGGCGTCTTCGGCGTCCTCACCGCGTTTGCTCCAAACTACTGGGCGTACGCCGCGCTGCGGCTCCTCACCGGCTTCAGCGCCGGCAGCGTCGGGCTCTGCTCCTTCGTCCTCGCCACCGAGCCCGTCGGCCCctcccgccgcggcgccgcggggATGTCCACCTTCTacttcttctccggcggcatcgccgcgctctccggcATCGCGGCGCTGTTCCCGTCGTCGTGGAGGGCGCTCTACGTGGTGACGTCCATCCCTTCGCTCGtgttcgtcgtcgccgtgctgcCGTTCGTCTCGGAGTCCCCCAGGTGGTACCTCGTCCGCCGGCGTGCCGGCGACGCGCTGCGCGTCGTGCGTGCCATCGCGTCCTGCAACGGGAGGAGCATCCCGGTCGACGTCACCCTCAAGCTCGACGATgagggagacgacgacgccggcggcggcggcaaggaaGTCgactcgtcggcgtcggcgtcgggatCCATCATCGACGTGTTCCGGTCGCGGACGACCAGGTTCCGCCTGGTGCTCTCGGTGGTGATCAATCTCCTCGCCTCGGTGGTGTACTACGGCCTCAGCCTCAACGTCGTCAACCTCAAGACCAACCTCTACATCAGCGTGCTGGTGAACTCGCTCGCCGAGATGCCCGCCTACCTGCTCACCGCGCTGCTCCTCGACCGCTTCGGCCGGAAGCCGCTCGCCATCGGCACCATGCTTCTCAGTGGCATCTTCTGCAGCGCCGGCAGCTTCATCGCCGGAGCCGGTGCCATGAG GGTGGCGAGGTTGGCGTGCGGGGTGGTGGGGATCTTCGGCATGGCGGCGACGTACAACCTGCTGTTCATCTACACGGCGGAGCTGTTCCCGACGGCGGTGCGGAACGCGGCGCTGGGGTGCACGTCGCAGGCGTCCCAGATGGGGGCCATACTGGCGccgctggtggtggtgctcgGGGAACGCGTGCCGTTCGCGCTGTTCGGCGTGTCGGGCCTCATCGGCGGGTTCCTGGTGTTCTGCCTGCCGGAGACGATGAACAAGCCCATGTATGACACCATGGCCGGCCTCGAGGAAGGGGAGAAGAGCCTCCTGAAATGA